From Gordonia crocea, the proteins below share one genomic window:
- a CDS encoding DUF4328 domain-containing protein, whose translation MTQPSGSRLVDLCRNCRIQAPHRAGRTRCPRCNGVLVVVSPDRVAQALAERPQAFTAHPPGAAPRPGPGQQQRGFPTRRRTPAKVRWVAQRPPEARPKPRRTSSGAARPTPRYSSIPTWGLQDLPATWMAIPVEEQARAESIKLHRAARNSAFVLVAAAFLHLLRYFIAVLGRDNLIPGWLDIITSSLVIVAGLAAVGVALYALYHFGAWVLAMRALGYRHEHRLDPRPRWLLWACSVVPLVNVVTAPFVVREAALVDSRVSGSRATVELRKIAIAWALANAFAVVAIVTRWAGDRSGSLQTQGDAMVWTIVSALVSAAFAWWMVPRLIRVFSPTEAAATGTRRRRWVNA comes from the coding sequence ATGACCCAGCCTTCTGGCTCGCGCTTGGTCGACCTCTGCCGGAACTGCCGCATCCAGGCCCCTCACCGGGCCGGCCGAACCCGCTGCCCGCGGTGCAACGGCGTGCTCGTCGTCGTGTCCCCGGATCGGGTGGCACAGGCACTGGCCGAGCGGCCGCAAGCCTTTACCGCGCACCCCCCGGGGGCGGCACCGCGCCCGGGACCCGGGCAGCAGCAGCGAGGCTTCCCGACGCGCCGCCGGACACCCGCGAAGGTCCGATGGGTCGCGCAGCGCCCACCCGAGGCCCGGCCGAAACCGCGCCGGACATCCTCGGGTGCCGCGCGGCCGACGCCACGGTATTCGAGCATCCCGACCTGGGGGTTGCAGGACCTGCCGGCCACGTGGATGGCCATCCCCGTCGAGGAGCAGGCCCGCGCCGAATCGATCAAGCTGCATCGCGCGGCCCGGAACAGCGCCTTCGTGTTGGTGGCCGCGGCCTTCCTGCACCTGCTCCGCTACTTCATCGCCGTCCTCGGCCGCGACAACCTGATCCCCGGGTGGCTCGACATCATCACCTCGTCGCTGGTGATCGTGGCCGGCCTGGCCGCGGTGGGCGTGGCGCTCTACGCGCTCTACCACTTCGGCGCCTGGGTGCTCGCCATGCGCGCGCTCGGCTATCGCCACGAGCACCGGCTGGATCCGCGTCCCCGGTGGCTGCTGTGGGCGTGTTCGGTGGTACCGCTGGTCAACGTGGTGACCGCGCCGTTCGTCGTCCGCGAGGCCGCCTTGGTGGACTCCCGGGTGTCCGGGTCGCGGGCAACCGTCGAGTTGCGCAAGATCGCGATCGCGTGGGCACTGGCGAACGCGTTCGCCGTCGTCGCGATTGTCACCCGATGGGCCGGCGATCGCAGCGGCAGCCTGCAGACCCAAGGCGACGCCATGGTGTGGACCATCGTTTCGGCCCTCGTGTCGGCGGCGTTCGCCTGGTGGATGGTGCCGCGGCTGATCCGCGTCTTCTCGCCGACCGAGGCCGCTGCAACCGGCACGCGGCGTCGGCGCTGGGTCAACGCATGA
- a CDS encoding glycerophosphodiester phosphodiesterase translates to MTAARVSRSGKPAVVAHRGASGQAPEHTLAAYELALSQGADGLECDIRLTADGELVCIHDRTIDRTSDGTGPVSEMSLAQLREHDFGSWHGGKPASVLTLDELLTLTLDWRRPVRLFIETKHPVRFGSLVEVKLLEMLRRFGVATPPSADHSRAVVISFSSSGVWRIRRHAPMLPTILLGDTARVLGGSAATAVGATGIGPSVQTLRLHPELVDKAAAAGRVTYCWTVDEQRDVAMCAEIGVRWIATNHPADVRDWLVTV, encoded by the coding sequence ATGACTGCCGCGCGCGTGTCCCGGTCCGGGAAGCCGGCCGTGGTCGCGCACCGCGGCGCCTCGGGGCAAGCCCCGGAACACACGCTGGCCGCCTACGAACTGGCGTTGTCGCAGGGGGCCGACGGACTCGAATGCGATATTCGGCTGACCGCCGACGGCGAGTTGGTGTGCATCCACGACCGGACCATCGACCGGACCTCGGACGGGACCGGCCCGGTCAGTGAGATGTCGTTGGCGCAGTTGCGCGAGCACGACTTCGGCAGTTGGCACGGCGGCAAGCCCGCGTCGGTGTTGACCCTGGACGAACTGCTGACCCTGACCCTCGATTGGCGCCGACCGGTCCGGCTGTTCATCGAGACCAAGCACCCCGTGCGGTTCGGCAGCCTCGTCGAGGTGAAGCTGTTGGAGATGCTGCGCCGGTTCGGCGTCGCGACCCCGCCGTCGGCCGATCACAGTCGGGCGGTGGTGATCTCGTTCTCGTCGTCGGGGGTGTGGCGGATCCGGCGGCACGCGCCGATGCTGCCGACGATCCTGCTCGGCGACACCGCCCGGGTCCTGGGCGGGAGTGCGGCAACGGCCGTCGGTGCCACCGGGATCGGCCCGTCGGTTCAAACCCTGCGGCTTCATCCCGAACTCGTCGACAAGGCGGCAGCGGCCGGGCGGGTCACCTACTGTTGGACGGTCGACGAGCAGCGCGACGTTGCCATGTGCGCCGAGATCGGGGTGCGGTGGATCGCCACGAACCACCCGGCCGACGTGCGGGACTGGCTGGTCACGGTCTGA
- a CDS encoding DUF2804 domain-containing protein produces the protein MATDEPEITSPVSLCLPDGVRLNPQARGWSRVPLHEANLRGRRLRTKKWDYWAILTDDIAVALTYADIGYLGLADVWWVDRARGVEGGHQAPIPAARGIELPDRPGTAPLWHRGRSSSMDIVDDETGTTLTASWTEDGQPARFTARVDLPPGQESCNVVIPWDERIFQYTSKHQARPARGSLIVGDREWSFGGEHGQAWGVLDVGRGRWPYSTRWNWGSGCGVADGSVVGLQFGGKWTEGTGFTENAVIVDGRATKIGAELRWEYDWSDPMRPWRVTHPDGSLDVTLVPDYDRHSAIKAVVLATEVHQVFGRWSGHLTADDGRRIVIDQILGFAEESRSRW, from the coding sequence ATGGCGACCGACGAACCAGAGATCACCTCGCCGGTGTCGCTGTGCCTGCCCGACGGGGTCCGGCTGAACCCGCAGGCGCGCGGGTGGTCGCGCGTACCGTTGCACGAGGCCAACTTGCGCGGACGCCGGCTGCGGACCAAGAAGTGGGACTACTGGGCGATCCTCACCGATGACATCGCCGTTGCCCTCACCTATGCCGACATCGGCTATCTCGGATTGGCCGACGTGTGGTGGGTCGACCGAGCCCGCGGCGTCGAGGGCGGCCACCAGGCGCCGATCCCCGCGGCCCGCGGGATTGAACTGCCCGATCGCCCGGGGACCGCGCCGCTCTGGCACCGCGGCCGGTCGTCGTCGATGGACATCGTCGACGACGAGACCGGCACCACGCTGACCGCATCGTGGACCGAGGACGGCCAGCCCGCCCGGTTCACCGCCCGCGTCGACCTCCCGCCGGGACAGGAATCGTGCAACGTGGTCATCCCGTGGGATGAGCGCATCTTCCAGTACACGTCCAAGCACCAGGCCCGCCCGGCCCGCGGGAGCCTGATCGTCGGCGATCGGGAATGGTCCTTCGGCGGCGAGCACGGGCAGGCGTGGGGGGTGTTGGACGTCGGCCGCGGCCGGTGGCCGTACTCGACCCGGTGGAATTGGGGTTCGGGCTGCGGGGTGGCCGACGGTTCGGTGGTCGGACTCCAGTTCGGCGGAAAGTGGACCGAGGGAACAGGTTTCACCGAGAACGCGGTGATCGTCGACGGACGGGCCACCAAGATCGGCGCCGAATTGCGGTGGGAATACGACTGGTCCGATCCGATGCGGCCGTGGCGGGTCACCCACCCCGACGGCAGTCTGGACGTGACCCTGGTCCCCGACTACGACCGCCATTCGGCGATCAAGGCGGTGGTGCTGGCCACCGAGGTGCACCAGGTGTTCGGCCGGTGGAGCGGGCATCTCACCGCCGACGACGGGCGCCGGATCGTCATCGACCAGATTCTCGGGTTTGCCGAGGAGTCGCGCTCGCGCTGGTGA
- a CDS encoding DUF5926 family protein, which translates to MGKKSKRGSGPRPGSNRAERIAERTARQAAAAAVPKRPFDGLAAECDLVAMRAFVASATARLALREEGPPEPELKSVVPDDDPGPSLQGKGVRNHVNVGTVLPGAVGAIVRDGKGAREGFAGLQIDPEPADIRAEFTAAVDWAAHATTDEAFPGGATDKTLDDLLDVGAALDITVHEDFSWWYAPGAKLDPAVQEMLSRAAETILPTTRLTPKSGVGAPWWVDAGDRAHLRWVRPEDEDQIMSALARLHAAGHLTLGEGSRFAGSFRTHGLLAPVFDLDIDKHADEWYDGLDQFDARLTEAIADTSELTAEQRRSRAGIRTRQVTLRI; encoded by the coding sequence ATGGGCAAGAAGAGCAAGCGCGGCAGCGGACCGCGACCCGGGAGCAACCGAGCCGAGCGGATCGCCGAGCGCACGGCGCGCCAGGCGGCGGCGGCCGCCGTACCCAAGCGGCCGTTTGACGGCCTGGCCGCCGAGTGCGACCTCGTCGCGATGCGGGCCTTCGTCGCGTCGGCGACCGCACGCCTGGCGTTGCGCGAGGAGGGTCCGCCCGAACCGGAACTGAAATCGGTGGTGCCCGACGACGATCCCGGTCCGTCGCTGCAGGGCAAGGGGGTGCGCAACCACGTCAACGTGGGGACCGTGCTGCCCGGTGCCGTCGGCGCCATCGTGCGCGACGGCAAGGGGGCCCGCGAGGGCTTTGCCGGCCTGCAGATCGATCCGGAGCCGGCCGACATCCGCGCCGAGTTCACCGCCGCGGTCGACTGGGCCGCCCACGCCACGACCGACGAGGCGTTCCCCGGCGGTGCGACCGACAAGACTCTCGACGACCTCCTCGACGTCGGGGCGGCGCTCGACATCACCGTCCACGAGGACTTCTCCTGGTGGTACGCGCCGGGCGCCAAGCTCGACCCGGCGGTCCAGGAGATGCTGTCGCGGGCGGCTGAGACGATCCTGCCGACCACGCGGCTGACCCCGAAGAGCGGAGTCGGGGCGCCGTGGTGGGTCGACGCGGGCGATCGCGCCCACCTGCGGTGGGTGCGTCCCGAGGATGAGGACCAGATCATGTCGGCGCTGGCGCGGCTGCACGCGGCCGGGCATTTGACGCTGGGCGAAGGGTCTCGGTTCGCCGGGTCGTTCCGCACCCACGGGCTGCTGGCGCCGGTCTTCGACCTCGACATCGACAAGCATGCCGACGAGTGGTACGACGGGCTCGACCAGTTCGACGCCCGGCTCACCGAGGCCATCGCCGACACGTCGGAGTTGACCGCCGAGCAGCGGCGGTCGCGCGCGGGTATCCGCACCCGACAGGTGACGCTGCGAATCTAG
- a CDS encoding ferritin: MTERTKFQQLLADQITNEFAASQQYTAIAVYYDNEDMPQLAQHFYEQAVEERNHAMMIVQYFLDRGQAVEIPGVESPRNSFGDFIEPIKLALEQEQEVTEQIVNLARVARDDGDYLGEQFMQWFLKEQVEEVATMTTLLTIAERAKGNVFDVESFVEREVNGTTAQDVAAPAAAGGNL, from the coding sequence ATGACGGAACGGACGAAGTTTCAGCAGTTGCTGGCCGACCAGATCACCAACGAGTTTGCGGCGAGTCAGCAATACACGGCGATCGCGGTCTACTACGACAACGAGGACATGCCCCAACTGGCGCAGCACTTCTACGAGCAGGCGGTGGAAGAGCGCAACCACGCGATGATGATCGTCCAGTACTTCCTCGACCGGGGCCAGGCCGTCGAGATCCCCGGCGTCGAATCCCCGCGGAATTCCTTCGGCGACTTCATCGAGCCCATCAAGTTGGCGCTCGAGCAGGAGCAGGAGGTCACCGAGCAGATCGTGAACCTGGCCCGCGTTGCGCGGGACGACGGCGACTACCTCGGTGAGCAGTTCATGCAGTGGTTCCTCAAGGAACAGGTGGAAGAGGTGGCGACGATGACGACGCTGCTCACCATCGCCGAGCGCGCCAAGGGCAACGTCTTCGACGTGGAGTCCTTCGTCGAGCGCGAGGTCAACGGCACGACCGCCCAAGACGTGGCCGCCCCCGCGGCCGCCGGCGGCAACCTCTAG
- a CDS encoding LCP family protein: MRGVISVALIALVAAIIAAAVGLVYFDGKLHRVNALSFAGRIAPTPGSNWLVVGTDSRDGLTAAERKRLSTGPDEGGARTDTIMLISTPTSGKTAIISIPRDLYVEIPDGWGSHKINAAFNMGGPQLLVRTVESVTGVHIDHYAEIGFGGFAKVVDSVGGIHVCLKQSLRDPKAGLRLKAGCQDINGRQALALVRSRDFPNADLQRVVNQRKVFAALMAKATSPGVLLNPFRVIPFANGIVDALTVDNDDRSWHLAALAWSLRSSPTMVTVPTGGSVWSQDGDSLAVDSDTEAFFARLARGQSVTADTDADGSSIG; the protein is encoded by the coding sequence GTGCGCGGCGTCATCAGCGTCGCCCTCATCGCCCTCGTCGCGGCCATCATCGCCGCGGCCGTCGGGTTGGTCTATTTCGACGGCAAGCTGCACCGGGTCAACGCCCTCTCCTTCGCCGGCCGGATCGCGCCGACGCCGGGGTCCAACTGGCTCGTCGTCGGGACCGACTCCCGCGACGGGCTGACCGCTGCCGAGCGCAAGAGACTTTCCACCGGCCCGGACGAGGGCGGTGCGCGCACCGACACGATCATGCTCATCTCCACCCCGACCAGTGGGAAGACGGCGATCATCTCGATCCCGCGCGACCTCTACGTCGAGATCCCCGACGGATGGGGCAGCCACAAGATCAACGCCGCGTTCAACATGGGCGGACCGCAACTGCTGGTGCGCACGGTGGAGTCGGTCACCGGCGTCCACATCGACCACTACGCGGAGATCGGGTTCGGCGGCTTCGCCAAGGTCGTCGACTCGGTCGGCGGTATCCACGTCTGCCTGAAGCAGTCGCTGCGCGACCCCAAGGCCGGCCTCCGCCTGAAGGCGGGCTGTCAGGACATCAACGGCCGCCAAGCGTTGGCGCTGGTCCGCAGCCGCGACTTCCCCAACGCCGACCTGCAGCGCGTGGTCAACCAGCGCAAGGTCTTCGCGGCGCTGATGGCCAAGGCGACCAGTCCCGGCGTGTTGCTCAACCCGTTCCGCGTCATCCCATTCGCCAACGGCATCGTCGACGCGTTGACCGTCGACAACGACGACCGCTCCTGGCACCTGGCCGCACTGGCGTGGTCGCTGCGCAGCTCCCCGACGATGGTCACGGTGCCGACGGGCGGCTCGGTGTGGAGCCAGGACGGCGACTCGTTGGCCGTCGACTCCGACACCGAGGCCTTCTTCGCCCGGTTGGCCCGCGGTCAGTCGGTCACCGCGGATACCGACGCCGACGGATCGTCGATCGGCTGA
- a CDS encoding AurF N-oxygenase family protein: MTTVEYDVDGRVAIANRLLKGSSARSFDPVVELDWEMPLEEGKYFLPPKVVSLYGTTLWNSMTEEQRIELSRQEMANVLSVGIWFENLLNRALLIRLMREDPAASTSHYELTEMGDECRHMTMFGKVIERSGARPYMMRPWERAVMYSLPVVMRGTLLWVVTLVGEELFDALQREMRNDPQLQPIVARLMQIHVTEEARHIGFARDGVMRRKAVRSKWETLAAANLHGLGGPAFRRLFTNPEMYRRAGIADPRRAARMARRNPEFHNVTVRAFAPLSAFLRQADLMGPVGEFLWRRAGFLP; encoded by the coding sequence ATGACAACGGTGGAATATGACGTCGACGGTCGCGTCGCGATAGCGAACCGCCTGCTCAAAGGCTCATCGGCTCGATCGTTTGATCCCGTCGTCGAACTCGACTGGGAGATGCCGCTCGAGGAGGGCAAATACTTCCTCCCGCCCAAGGTCGTCTCGCTGTACGGGACGACGCTGTGGAATTCGATGACCGAGGAGCAGCGCATCGAACTGTCGCGACAGGAAATGGCCAACGTCCTGTCCGTCGGCATCTGGTTTGAAAACCTGCTCAACCGCGCCCTGCTGATCCGGCTGATGCGCGAGGACCCGGCGGCGTCGACGTCGCACTACGAGCTCACCGAGATGGGCGACGAGTGTCGGCACATGACGATGTTCGGCAAGGTCATCGAGCGCAGCGGTGCCCGGCCCTACATGATGCGGCCGTGGGAGCGGGCGGTGATGTACTCGCTGCCCGTGGTCATGCGCGGCACCCTGCTCTGGGTGGTGACACTGGTGGGCGAGGAACTGTTCGACGCGCTGCAGCGCGAGATGCGCAACGATCCGCAGCTGCAGCCCATCGTGGCGCGGCTGATGCAGATCCACGTCACCGAGGAGGCGCGGCACATCGGGTTTGCGCGCGACGGGGTGATGCGGCGCAAGGCCGTGCGATCCAAGTGGGAGACGTTGGCCGCGGCGAATCTGCACGGATTGGGTGGGCCGGCCTTTCGTAGGCTGTTCACCAACCCGGAGATGTATCGGCGCGCGGGGATTGCCGACCCGCGTCGGGCGGCCCGGATGGCCCGGCGCAATCCCGAGTTCCACAACGTCACGGTCCGGGCCTTCGCCCCGCTGTCGGCCTTCCTCCGGCAGGCCGACCTCATGGGGCCGGTCGGCGAGTTCCTCTGGCGCCGTGCGGGTTTCCTGCCGTGA
- a CDS encoding DUF4873 domain-containing protein, whose amino-acid sequence MTTIALIGSSAAIGAARRRMEGSRIPFEIVDDEARADLIVTDEAAPPSNYLTVAAEQTPNRFYCRDESVDYVVAALTEAHLAGAHGVRVRPPVQHNRAVRHRRRWWRAADPLARFNPTDYDWTTDETVEAEVFDGQVRIIADGPEFTARLRARGHVDGNDGRYHWAGLLHGDQAPAAFEAGIKRVEVAVGDGPAVSAKLAEITQFGWVRMTGIGPPPWLAE is encoded by the coding sequence GTGACAACGATTGCGCTGATCGGCTCGTCGGCGGCCATCGGTGCGGCCCGCCGTCGGATGGAGGGCTCGCGGATCCCGTTTGAGATCGTCGACGACGAGGCGCGGGCCGATCTCATCGTGACCGATGAGGCGGCACCGCCGTCGAACTACCTGACCGTGGCGGCCGAGCAGACGCCCAACCGCTTCTACTGCCGTGACGAGTCGGTGGACTATGTCGTCGCGGCGCTGACCGAGGCCCATCTCGCCGGCGCCCACGGGGTGCGCGTCCGCCCGCCCGTGCAGCACAACCGGGCGGTGCGGCACCGGCGCCGGTGGTGGCGCGCAGCGGATCCACTGGCCCGGTTCAACCCGACCGACTACGACTGGACCACCGACGAAACCGTTGAGGCAGAGGTGTTCGACGGCCAGGTCCGCATCATCGCCGACGGGCCGGAGTTCACCGCGCGGCTGCGGGCCCGCGGCCACGTCGACGGGAACGACGGCCGCTACCACTGGGCCGGTCTGCTGCACGGCGACCAGGCGCCCGCGGCGTTCGAGGCCGGGATCAAACGCGTCGAGGTCGCCGTCGGCGACGGCCCGGCCGTTTCGGCAAAACTCGCCGAGATCACCCAGTTCGGCTGGGTGCGGATGACCGGTATCGGCCCGCCGCCCTGGCTCGCGGAGTAG
- a CDS encoding CPBP family intramembrane glutamic endopeptidase, producing the protein MNIDPVTDPAQRRALWIELAIVGTLTFAMSGVLAILSLVEAQLTGGIGQTTVALNPSRSEIGWIDFTRQSLSVVRLLGMAALAGYLLWRSGIRLSSVGITRRPGRGDIPLGVGLAALIGLPGLALVIGAHLLGMNAALVPSEAGPWWQAPVLIAIAIGNAVAEEVVVVAYFLVRLRQLGMRDVSALACSALLRGSYHLYQGIGGGLGNVVMGLVFGRFYQRTDRLWPLVIAHAVIDVVAFVGFLFLGDRLGIGQVRR; encoded by the coding sequence GTGAACATCGATCCGGTCACCGACCCGGCCCAGCGCCGAGCCCTGTGGATCGAATTGGCGATCGTCGGCACCCTGACGTTTGCGATGTCCGGGGTGCTCGCGATCCTGTCACTCGTCGAGGCCCAGCTCACCGGCGGCATCGGGCAGACGACCGTGGCCCTCAACCCGTCGCGCTCGGAGATCGGGTGGATCGACTTCACCCGGCAGTCACTGTCGGTGGTGCGGCTGCTGGGCATGGCCGCCCTTGCGGGATATCTCTTGTGGCGCAGCGGGATCCGCCTGTCGAGCGTGGGCATCACCCGTCGTCCCGGACGGGGCGACATCCCGCTCGGCGTCGGGCTGGCGGCCCTGATCGGCCTGCCCGGGTTGGCGTTGGTGATCGGCGCGCACCTGCTGGGCATGAATGCCGCGCTGGTCCCCAGCGAGGCCGGCCCGTGGTGGCAGGCCCCGGTCCTCATCGCCATCGCGATAGGCAACGCGGTGGCCGAGGAGGTCGTCGTGGTGGCCTACTTCCTGGTCCGCCTGCGCCAGTTGGGGATGCGCGACGTCTCCGCGCTGGCGTGTAGCGCGCTGCTGCGCGGGTCGTACCACCTGTACCAGGGCATCGGCGGTGGGCTGGGCAATGTGGTGATGGGGCTGGTGTTCGGGCGGTTTTACCAGCGGACCGATCGGCTGTGGCCGTTGGTCATCGCGCACGCGGTGATCGACGTCGTCGCCTTCGTCGGGTTCCTGTTCCTCGGCGACCGGCTCGGCATCGGCCAGGTCCGGCGGTAG
- a CDS encoding fluoride efflux transporter FluC, with translation MSTWAVAACAAGGAGAVLRYAIDATVKARVRTDLPIATIAINVVGSALLGFFTGLVTFGAPGTLTLVLGTGFCGGFTTFSTASFETVALARRGEHVLALVTAAGTWIAALAACGVGFAVSWFLVGR, from the coding sequence GTGAGCACCTGGGCGGTCGCGGCCTGCGCGGCCGGCGGCGCGGGGGCAGTGCTCCGCTACGCCATCGACGCCACGGTCAAGGCGCGGGTGCGCACCGATCTGCCGATCGCGACCATCGCCATCAACGTCGTCGGGTCGGCGCTACTGGGGTTCTTCACCGGGCTGGTGACTTTCGGGGCGCCCGGCACACTCACCCTGGTCCTGGGTACCGGGTTTTGCGGCGGCTTCACGACGTTCAGCACGGCCAGCTTCGAAACCGTCGCGCTCGCGCGACGCGGCGAGCACGTCCTGGCCCTGGTGACCGCGGCGGGCACGTGGATTGCCGCGCTGGCGGCCTGCGGTGTGGGCTTCGCCGTCTCCTGGTTCCTCGTCGGCCGCTGA
- a CDS encoding fluoride efflux transporter FluC — protein MPHLPPVLRDPSALALVFIGGTAGTTLRLLLEEWFPAQPGRWPTTTFAINLVGALVLAALLEYLASSSRVDEEVGRRIRLFGGTGICGGFTTYSTFSDEQVLLIRDGHLPLALTYGTATLIFGAIGTVIGLLVGAHLAGRGEPTEPDVVDPDTAP, from the coding sequence ATGCCCCACCTTCCCCCGGTCCTGCGCGACCCCTCAGCGTTGGCGCTGGTCTTCATCGGCGGCACCGCCGGTACCACCCTGCGACTACTCCTCGAAGAGTGGTTCCCCGCCCAACCCGGCCGATGGCCGACGACGACCTTCGCCATCAACCTCGTCGGCGCCCTGGTGCTCGCCGCACTGTTGGAGTACCTGGCGTCGTCGTCGCGGGTCGACGAGGAGGTGGGCCGACGCATCCGGCTGTTCGGCGGCACGGGCATCTGCGGTGGTTTCACCACCTACAGCACCTTCTCCGACGAGCAGGTCCTCCTCATCCGCGACGGCCACCTCCCGCTGGCGCTGACCTACGGGACCGCCACGCTGATCTTCGGCGCGATCGGGACCGTCATCGGGCTCCTCGTCGGCGCCCACCTCGCCGGACGCGGCGAGCCCACCGAACCCGACGTCGTCGACCCGGACACCGCCCCGTGA
- the pheA gene encoding prephenate dehydratase has product MPVIAYFGPAGTFTEMAANRLVDTGAGPLAGVADAVTLLPVSSPTNVIQAVRRGDAQYGCVPVESSLEGSVPATMDALVPDSDADAVQIFAETVLDIAFTIGAARALEPDEVATIAAYPVAEAQVRDGVAARFPNAAFVMASSNSAAASEVAAGKADAAVTTPVAAAANGLHVLAENLADSDGAATRFVLLGRPGPVPARTGNDRTSVIVELANRPGSLLAVLDEFAGRGIDLTRIESRPRRNHNPTGVDYRFFIDAVGHIDDAAIGEALRALYRGVERLVFLGSWTVDGQGGAPPPDHGPSEAWFARLRGTESEEGA; this is encoded by the coding sequence GTGCCCGTGATCGCCTACTTCGGCCCAGCCGGAACCTTTACCGAGATGGCGGCCAACCGACTCGTCGATACCGGGGCGGGTCCACTGGCCGGTGTCGCCGACGCGGTGACGCTGTTGCCGGTCTCCAGTCCGACGAACGTGATCCAGGCGGTGCGACGCGGTGACGCCCAGTACGGCTGCGTCCCCGTCGAAAGCTCGTTGGAGGGGTCGGTGCCCGCGACGATGGATGCGCTGGTCCCGGACTCCGACGCCGACGCGGTCCAGATTTTTGCCGAGACGGTGCTCGACATCGCCTTCACCATCGGCGCCGCCCGTGCGCTCGAGCCCGACGAGGTGGCGACGATCGCCGCCTACCCGGTCGCCGAGGCGCAGGTGCGCGACGGTGTCGCGGCGCGTTTCCCCAACGCCGCCTTCGTGATGGCGTCGTCGAACTCGGCCGCCGCGAGTGAGGTGGCGGCGGGGAAGGCCGATGCCGCGGTCACCACGCCGGTCGCCGCGGCGGCGAACGGGTTGCACGTGTTGGCCGAGAACCTCGCCGACAGCGACGGGGCCGCCACGCGATTCGTGTTGCTCGGGCGGCCCGGTCCGGTGCCGGCGCGCACCGGCAACGACCGCACCTCGGTCATCGTCGAACTCGCCAACCGGCCGGGTTCGCTGCTCGCCGTGCTCGACGAATTCGCCGGCCGCGGCATCGACCTGACGCGGATCGAGTCGCGTCCGCGGCGCAATCACAACCCGACCGGCGTGGACTACCGGTTCTTCATCGACGCGGTCGGCCACATCGACGACGCCGCGATCGGCGAGGCGCTGCGCGCGTTGTACCGAGGCGTGGAGCGGCTGGTCTTCCTGGGATCGTGGACGGTCGATGGTCAGGGCGGGGCCCCGCCGCCCGATCACGGTCCGAGTGAAGCCTGGTTCGCGCGTCTGCGCGGGACCGAATCCGAGGAGGGCGCCTAA
- a CDS encoding histidine phosphatase family protein, producing the protein MARLYLVRHGETTSNVMNRLDTALPGAALTDFGVRQAARFALDNMVAAEAPLTLVSSVARRAQQTAEVVGGIWGVDPEVVDGLYEVQVGDLEDRNDRPAYEAFSTVVERWHHGETSERLPGGESLDDVLARYVPAIDAIAAKFLVGPEARDVFVVSHGAAIRLVAARLASIDPGFAVSNHLSNTGVVELSYTPGDDVEWHAHRWGSRVAPFDTDDTEGDQSAMG; encoded by the coding sequence ATGGCCCGGCTGTACCTGGTCCGTCACGGCGAGACCACGTCGAACGTCATGAACCGCCTCGACACGGCGCTGCCGGGTGCCGCGCTCACCGATTTCGGGGTGCGGCAGGCGGCTCGATTCGCGCTCGACAACATGGTGGCCGCCGAGGCGCCGTTGACGTTGGTCAGTTCGGTGGCACGTCGTGCGCAGCAGACGGCCGAGGTGGTCGGCGGGATTTGGGGTGTGGACCCCGAGGTCGTCGACGGGCTGTATGAGGTCCAGGTCGGCGATCTCGAGGACCGCAACGACCGGCCGGCATACGAGGCGTTCAGCACGGTGGTCGAGCGCTGGCACCATGGCGAGACGTCAGAGCGGTTGCCGGGCGGCGAATCGCTTGACGACGTCCTAGCGAGGTACGTGCCGGCCATCGACGCGATCGCCGCGAAGTTTCTCGTCGGCCCGGAGGCACGCGACGTTTTCGTCGTCAGCCACGGTGCGGCGATCCGGCTCGTCGCGGCCCGGTTGGCGAGCATCGATCCGGGCTTCGCGGTCAGCAACCATCTGTCCAACACCGGCGTGGTCGAACTCAGCTACACGCCGGGAGACGATGTCGAGTGGCATGCCCATCGGTGGGGCAGCCGCGTCGCGCCGTTCGATACCGACGACACCGAGGGCGACCAGAGCGCGATGGGCTGA